One region of Purpureocillium takamizusanense chromosome 4, complete sequence genomic DNA includes:
- a CDS encoding Sterol 22-desaturase (COG:I~COG:Q~EggNog:ENOG503PB8N) has protein sequence MATLVGADGRLAASNDMPGLAHHLNGTAPQAADGLLSSYMPAWSGLQISVTILLVLMTYDQVAYLVRKGPIAGPRFKIPFMGPFIQALYPKFDAYLAQFASGPLSCVSVFHKFVVLASDRDIAHKVFKSPNFARPCLVPIAIDIMRPTSWVFLTGKAHAEFRRGLTGLFTNRALATYLPVQERVYGDYFDKFVEASRAAGGRPIKFMGHFREINCALSCRTFFGDYISQRAVKRIADDFYLVTAALELVNIPFSMYVPFTKCWWGKRIADAVLDEFTRCAAACKANMASGAKPMCIVDQWVSHMMESKAYNERIAAGEEVDPGEKPSNLIREFSNEEIGQTIFTFLFASQDASSSATTWLFQILAQRPDVLDRVRDENLAARGGDRRRAFELDMLESMPYTNAVVKELLRYRPPVIFVPYLATRPFPVTPDYTVPRGSMVVPSCWPALHDPQAYPNPDVFDPERWITGDAESKTRNWLVFGAGPHDCLARRYVPLTMAAMIGKAALELDWVHHATDRSDEIKVFATLFPMDECPLVFTKRP, from the exons ATGGCGACCTTGGTAGGCGCTGACGGCCGTCTGGCTGCCAGCAACGACATGCCTGGCCTCGCGCACCACCTGAATGGCACTGCTCctcaggccgccgacggttTGCTGTCGAGCTACATGCCGGCCTGGAGTGGCCTCCAAATCTCCGTTACGATTCTGCTCGTGTTGATGACATATGATCAAG TCGCCTACCTTGTCCGCAAGGGACCCATCGCCGGTCCCAGGTTCAAGATCCCGTTCATGGGCCCCTTCATACAAGCCCTCTACCCAAAGTTTGACGCGTACCTCGCCCAGTTTGCCAGCGGGCCGCTCAGCTGCGTCTCCGTCTTTCACAA GTTCGTCGTCTTGGCGTCGGACCGAGACATTGCGCACAAGGTGTTCAAGTCCCCCAACTTTGCGCGCCCCTGCCTGGtgcccatcgccatcgacatCATGCGCCCGACGTCGTGGGTGTTCCTCACCGGCAAGGCGCACGCCGAGTTCCGCCGCGGCCTGACGGGGCTCTTCACGAACCGCGCGCTCGCCACCTACCTGCCCGTGCAGGAGAGGGTCTACGGCGACTACTTTGACAAGTTTGTCGAGGCGagccgggccgccggcgggaggCCCATCAAGTTCATGGGCCACTTCCGGGAGATCAACTGCGCGCTCTCGTGCCGCACCTTTTTCGGCGACTACATCTCGCAGCGGGCGGTCAAGAGGATCGCCGACGACTTTTACCTCGTTaccgcggcgctggagctcgTCAACATCCCCTTCTCCATGTACGTGCCGTTTACCAAGTGCTGGTGGGGGaagcgcatcgccgacgccgtgctggATGAGTTTACgcggtgcgccgccgcgtgcaAGGCCAACATGGCGTCCGGGGCGAAGCCCATGTGCATCGTCGACCAGTGGGTGTCGCACATGATGGAGTCCAAGGCGTACAACGAGAGgatcgccgccggggaggaggtggaCCCGGGGGAGAAGCCCAGCAACCTCATCCGCGAGTTCAGCAACGAGGAGATTGGCCAGACCATCTTTACGTTTCTCTTCGCGTCGCAGGAcgcgtccagcagcgccacgacCTGGCTCTTCCAGAtcctcgcccagcggcccGACGTGCTGGACCGCGTGCGGGACGAGaacctggcggcgcgcggcggcgacaggagGCGGGCGTTTGAGCTGGACATGCTGGAGTCGATGCCCTACACCAACGCCGtggtcaaggagctgctgcgctaccgcccgcccgtcatcttcgtGCCGTAcctggcgacgaggcccttCCCCGTCACGCCCGACTACACGGTGCCCCGGGGGtccatggtggtgccgtcgtgCTGGCCGGCGCTGCACGACCCCCAGGCGTACCCGAACCCGGACGTCTTCGACCCGGAGCGCTGGATcacgggcgacgccgagtcCAAGACGCGCAACTGGCTCGTCTTTGGCGCGGGGCCGCACGACTGCCTCGCCCGCAGGTACGTGCcgctgacgatggcggccatgattGGCAAGGCGGCCCTGGAGCTGGACTGGGTGCACCACGCGACGGACCGGTCCGACGAGATTAAGGTGTTTGCGACTCTGTTTCCCATG GACGAATGCCCCCTTGTCTTTACGAAGCGGCCATAG
- the cys2 gene encoding Homoserine O-acetyltransferase (COG:H~EggNog:ENOG503NVHE~MEROPS:MER0044357), with translation MGSPRSLAAPARRLTRSLAATARTGFAAASMPARGFHAAPARRSGASPSNPAMAFPCLDAMETRSQTLMAGRSSSTSSSGSGPEPSYTSGATQTYHCKEPLELDWGGVLPEFTVAYESWGEINADRSNVILLHTGLSASSHAHSTPANPQPGWWEKFIGPGGPLDTDKYHVICTNVIGGCYGSTGPGSVDPANGERYATRFPVLTMQDMVRAQFRLLDGLGVDRLYASVGSSMGGMQSLAAGVLFPSRVGRIASISGCARSHPYSIAMRHTQRQVLMMDPNWNRGFYYDGIPPHAGMKLAREIATVTYRSGPEWEQRFGRRRADPSKPPALCPDFLIETYLDHAGEKWCLTYDPNSLLYVSKAMDLFDLGRENQVATQARRAARQRDIAAGACTPADAQCNLTLPATPYEEQPGSQVDTEGPVGPLSSPSRPPYDLVLGLAPLRDIPTLVMGVASDILFPAWQQREVAEAVRLAGNRNVTHMELSEEMSLFGHDTFLLDLEHVGGNLRMFLN, from the coding sequence ATGGGGTCTCCGCGGTCACTGGCGGCACCGGCCCGCCGGTTGACGAGGTCGCTggctgcgacggcgaggacgggatTCGCAGCGGCATCAAtgcccgcgcgcggcttccacgccgccccagcccgACGGTCCGGCGCATCGCCCTCCAacccggccatggcctttccctgcctcgacgccatggagaCGCGCTCGCAGACGCtcatggccggccggtcTTCTTCCACGTCATCGTCCGGGTCCGGGCCCGAGCCCTCGTACACGTCGGGCGCCACGCAGACGTACCACTGCAAGGAgcccctcgagctcgactgGGGCGGCGTCCTGCCCGAGTTCACCGTCGCCTACGAGTCCTGGGGCGAGATCAACGCCGACAGGTCCAACGTGATCCTCCTGCACACGGGCctgtcggcctcgtcgcacgcgcactcgacgcccgccaacCCGCAGCCCGGGTGGTGGGAAAAGTTCATCGGCCCCGGCGGGCCCCTCGACACGGACAAGTACCACGTCATCTGCACAAACGTCATCGGCGGCTGCTACGGGTCGACGGGCCCCGGCAgcgtcgacccggccaacggcgagcgCTACGCCACGCGCTTCCCCGTCTTGACCATGCAGGACATGGTGCGCGCCCAgttccgcctcctcgacgggctcggcgtcgaccgcCTCTACGCCAGCGTCGGCTCcagcatgggcggcatgcagtcgctcgccgccggcgtcctcttcccctcgcgcgtcggccgcatcgcctCCATCAGCGGCTGCGCCCGCAGCCACCCCTACAGCATCGCCATGCGCCACACCCAGCGCCAGGTCCTCATGATGGACCCCAACTGGAACCGCGGCTTCTACTACGACGGCATCCCCCCCCACGCCGGCATgaagctcgcccgcgagatcgccaccgtcacctACCGCTCCGGCCCCGAGTGGGAGCAGCGcttcggccgccggcgcgccgatCCGAGCAAGCCCCCGGCCCTGTGCCCGGATTTCCTCATCGAGACATACCTcgaccacgccggcgagAAGTGGTGCCTCACCTACGACCCCAACAGCCTGCTCTACGTGAGCAAGGCCATGGACCTGTtcgacctcggccgcgaGAACCAGGTCGCCACccaggcccgccgcgccgcccgccagcgcgacATTGCTGCCGGTGCGTGCAcccccgccgacgcgcagtGCAACCTGACGctgcccgcgacgccgtACGAGGAGCAGCCCGGGTCGCAGGTCGACACCGAAGGGCCAGTCGgcccgttgtcgtcgccgtcacggccgccgtACGACCTggtgctcggcctcgcgccccTGCGGGACATCCCCACGCTCGTCATGGGCGTGGCGAGCGACATCCTCTTCCCGGcgtggcagcagcgcgaggtggccgaggcggtgcgcCTGGCGGGGAACCGCAACGTGACGCACATGGAGCTGAGCGAGGAGATGAGCCTCTTTGGACACGATACGTTTTTGCTCGACCTGGAGCACGTGGGCGGCAACCTGCGCATGTTTTTGAATTGA
- a CDS encoding uncharacterized protein (COG:S~TransMembrane:1 (o392-410i)~EggNog:ENOG503P67Q), giving the protein MRATLRRSCDACAKAKHSCDLRSPRCSRCIKRGVKCNYVNEPLTAASVHAPPPPARHHHHHAKAGIVRASPLSTMNAARTLAAPPLHAPPVMSSSPTSLDRRSDSMGLSAPADAAFDPFDSYPPTRLPRIHVQRLMQHFLSTIAFQYYPLDLNMESNPFVVAWWPLALADPALFHVSIQTASLDEELRARRGFPISELLMADSVSLVRRKIADSSLAVQDETMNAVVTLAAIEHGKGNFAASRMHIDGVKRMVNVRGGISQVKRTSPLTARMVPWVSLLVTGTPQFPVQDDNGLGDGLSSIPQWRLAPPPAQSENDLFRGLGIDDDDVINVLSRLRYVFQPSKQAQLTNADLHDLTCFVVHKILLLPEEAPPGGGGAARCSNNSRSAVSRCLRYAMILYMLVLHGTTYYSHMHLLMAVERQLREQIEALANSGCCSPLDDGRGGGGTASALQVWAVSVGMTATAEVQEDACAWFVEQGRVLTRGLDLATWGDVLARLRSVLWSEASEPLFRRQWTRLLETMT; this is encoded by the exons ATGCGCGCCACCCTCCGCAGGTCCTGCGACGCCTGTGCAAAGGCCAAGCATAGCTGCGACCTCCGCTCCCCGCGCTGCTCCCGCTGCATCAAGAGGGGCGTCAAGTGCAACTACGTCAACGAGCccctgacggcggcgtcggtgcatgcgccgcctcctccggcgcgccatcatcaccaccatgcGAAAGCAGGCATCGTGAGAGCCTCTCCGCTCAGCACCATGAACGCTGCTCGGACGCTCGCGGCACCTCCATTACATGCACCGCCCGTcatgtcatcgtcgcctACTTCTCTCGACCGCCGCAGCGACTCCATGGGCCTCTCGGCACCAGCCGACGCGGCCTTTGACCCGTTCGACTCATATCCGCCCACGAGGCTCCCGCGCATCCACGTGCAACGCCTCATGCAGCACT TCTTGTCCACCATCGCCTTCCAGTACTATCCGCTGGACCTCAACATGGAGTCCAAccccttcgtcgtcgcctggtGGCCCCTGGCGCTCGCCGACCCGGCCCTGTTCCACGTCTCCATCCAGACGGCGTCCcttgacgaggagctgcgcgcccgccgcgggttCCCCATCTCGGAGCTGCTCATGGCCGACTCCGTGTCCCTGGTGCGGCGCAAGATTGCCGACTCGTCGCTGGCGGTCCAGGATGAGACGATGAACGCAGTGGTGACGCTGGCTGCGATCGAG CACGGCAAGGGCAACTTTGCGGCGAGTCGGATGCACATCGACGGGGTCAAGCGCATGGTCAACGTCAGGGGTGGCATCAGCCAAGTGAAGCGAACAAGCCCCCTCACAGCACGGATGGTTCCCTG GGTATCCCTGCTCGTGACGGGTACTCCCCAATTCCCAGTCCAGGACGACAACGGTCTTGGAGACGGGTTGAGTTCGATCCCACAATGGCGGCTGGCTCCGCCTCCCGCACAATCTGAAAACGACTTGTTCCGAGGCttgggcatcgacgacgacgatgtgaTCAACGTCCTCAGCCGCCTCCGCTACGTTTTCCAGCCTTCAAAGCAGGCGCAGTTGACAAACGCCGACCTGCACGACCTAACATGCTTTGTCGTTCACAAGATTCTTCTCCTGCCTGAGGAAGCGCCGCcagggggaggaggggccgcACGCTGCAGCAACAATAGCAGGTCCGCAGTCTCACGATGCCTCCGCTACGCCATGATACTATACATGCTAGTCCTGCATGGCACGACGTACTACTCCCACATGCACCTTCTcatggccgtcgagcgccagCTCCGAGAGCAGATCGAAGCGCTGGCCAacagcggctgctgctcgccgcttgatgatggccgcggcggcggcggcacggcgtcAGCGCTCCAGGTCTGGGCCGTGTCGGTCGGTATGACGGCCACAGCGGAAGTGCAAGAGGACGCGTGCGCGTGGTTCGTGGAGCAGGGCCGCGTGCTCACCCGCGGGCTCGACCTGGCGACGTGGGGCGATGTgctcgcgcggctgcggAGCGTCCTCTGGTcggaggcgagcgagccgctcTTTCGGCGGCAGTGGACCCGACTCTTGGAGACGATGACATGA
- a CDS encoding uncharacterized protein (COG:G~CAZy:CE3~TransMembrane:1 (i127-147o)~EggNog:ENOG503PDEX), whose amino-acid sequence MYMDGWPGRHSAMQRHLPPPLLRLMPLGGSITYGLGSSHGNGYRQALRDLLVADGHPVQMVGSRRAGTMSDNANEGWRGFTITQIEAKARRYCIPPLLPNLVTLNAGSNDCIQDLDLRSASGRMADLLAFLWAASPGCTILLSTLLVSCDEATQERVVRFNDALRELARRDALRDKRLVLVDMQGPDGPRRDQLVDGTHPNDDGYVRMARIWHRGVGVAMAKGFLQPPTEDAPL is encoded by the coding sequence ATGTatatggatggatggcccGGCCGTCATTCCGCCATGCAGAGACAcctcccaccaccgctgTTGCGGCTCATGCCCCTCGGCGGCTCCATCACGTACGGCCTCGGCTCCTCCCACGGCAACGGCTACCGccaggcgctgcgcgacctgctcgtcgccgacggacACCCCGTGCAGATGGTCgggtcgcgccgcgccggcaccatGAGTGACAATGCCAATGAGGGCTGGCGAGGCTTCACCATTACTCAgatcgaggccaaggcgcggcgATATTGCatcccgccgctgctgcccaacCTCGTCACCCTCAACGCCGGATCCAACGACTGCATCCAGGACCTAGACCTGCGGTCCGCGAGCGGGCGCATGGCCGACCTGCTCGCGTTCctgtgggcggcgtcgccggggTGCACGATCCTACTCTCCACGCTGCTCGTCAgctgcgacgaggcgacgcagGAGCGCGTGGTCCGCTTCAAcgacgccctgcgcgagctggCACGACGAGACGCGCTCCGGGACAAGAGGCTGGTGCTCGTCGACATGCAAGGCCCGgatggcccgcggcgcgacCAACTGGTGGACGGGACGCAtcccaacgacgacggctacgTCCGGATGGCAAGGATCTGGCACCGCGGAGtgggcgtcgccatggccaaggggTTTCTACAGCCGCCGACAGAAGACGCGCCATTATGA
- a CDS encoding uncharacterized protein (EggNog:ENOG503NW5D~COG:C), whose amino-acid sequence MAAEMLAVTAPTYTDPSRYELSTVPRPTVTEETDVLIRVHAASINPVDVKKADGVFKIAVQEQFPYKIGYDAAGVVAEVGEGVKSLKVGDEVYTRLPEVSRGSWSEYVKCAEHYVAIKPKNLSFSDAASLPLAGVTALQVLGKYKGSLEGKTVFIPAGLSGTGAYACQLAKNIFHAGKVITTVSTSKIPKVAELLGQGVVDQIIDYTKQDPAKVIPARSVDFFFDTTGQAMQFLSLMVPSTSLIVSISTKPSATTLQASSVMRRPDNPRIPWFGRVFLNGGDALRRLRAWRWGVEYMYWFLDPTGKDLDTLRGYVEDGKLVPVVGARVDMRDIAKVREACELTYRGKGGLGKTVLEVIRT is encoded by the exons atggccgccgagatgctcgccgtcaccgcgccCACCTACACCGATCCGTCCCGCTATGAACTCTCTACGGTGCCCCGGCCGACCGTCACGGAAGAGACCGACGTGCTCATCCGCGTGCACGCCGCGAGCATCAATCCCGTGGATGTGAAAaaggccgacggcgtcttcAAGATTGCCGTACAGGAGCA GTTCCCGTACAAGATTGGCTATGATGCCGCGGGTGTTGTTGCGGAGGTTGGAGAGGGGGTGAAGAGCCTCAAGGTCGGGGATGAGGTCTACACGCGGTTGCCCGAGGTTTCTCGAG GCTCCTGGAGCGAGTATGTCAAGTGCGCGGAGCACTACGTTGCCATCAAGCCCAAGAACCTGTCTTTTAGCGACGCTGCGTCCCTCCCGCTCGCTGGCGTCACGGCATTGCAGGTCTTGGGCAAGTACAAGGGGTCGTTGGAAGGCAAGACGGTCTTTATACCTGCCGGAT TGAGCGGCACCGGCGCGTATGCTTGTCAGCTCGCCAAGAATATCTTCCATGCTGGCAAGGTCATCACGACCGTGTCGACTTCCAAGATCCCCAAGGTCGcggagctcctcggccaagGTGTCGTGGACCAAA TCATTGACTACACCAAACAAGATCCCGCCAAAGTCATTCCCGCCCGGTCAGTCGACTTCTTCTTCGACACCACGGGCCAAGCGATGCAGTTCCTGTCCCTCATGgtcccgtcgacgagcctcATCGTGTCCATCTCCACCAAGCCCTCCGCCACGACGCTCCAGGCCTCGAGCGTCATGAGACGCCCCGACAATCCTCGCATTCCGTGGTTCGGGCGCGTGTTCCTCAACGGGGGAGACGCGCTGCGCAGGCTGCGCGCGTGGCGCTGGGGCGTGGAGTACATGTATTGGTTCTTGGACCCGACTGGCAAGGACCTGGACACCCTGAGGGGCTACGTGGAGGACGGGAAGCtggtgcccgtcgtcggcgcaaGAGTAGACATGAGGGACATCGCCAAGGTCCGGGAGGCCTGCGAGCTGACGTACCGGGGCAAAGGCGGGCTGGGCAAGACGGTGTTGGAGGTTATTCGGACGTAG
- a CDS encoding Alpha-L-fucosidase (SECRETED:SignalP(1-19~SECRETED:cutsite=SAG-RW~SECRETED:prob=0.4628)~EggNog:ENOG503NWGI~CAZy:GH29~COG:G): MWKPKVLFAVLTALPFSAGRWTNGRSVHVPLASFFNNKAFGSAPGEAALNTLNESYPADTVGVNGVYRSADTGISYLFPGYDPDKNAKDNLICSGQTIEVDPSGSYFAASMLLASDTRSTTVSGNVTLLYTDNTTSTAEIRAHAFWWFLAIRRGEITFPYFFTHNDTNHNATHIYERSVIIEPGKTLRGIVLPNTTNTTTGRLHMFSLSLWETKAAGIQIQNVRPTQNTNEQGRQLVEVVVDHAGRSGCVSNMAVAIEGRGVRTPSPTIVKRLCSGDQKRILVAVMGAASDAIVKVSLKARKQPHIEASFDHVDVGIRDWDSQSTSLVKHEAPEWYDGAKFGIFIHWGPYSVPGWGNSTPSESYAEWFWWYSTRVKEHAAADRSGFNAYRLRTFGPDLNYDDFFENYTASKYEPKEWVDLFADSGAKYFVFTTKHHDGFANFNTGASTNRSSLHYGPHRDLLAELFEAAKKHQPHLKRGTYFSLPEWFNPDWGKYGFTQFDRVTSTSHPGIIARNPYTGLNEPYTGRLPIGDFIDDLMVPQMKTLAYEYDTDIMWCDAGASNGTDVFAAEWFNWARSKGRQVAINDRCGSPWAADFDTPEYATFSVAQARKWESSRGMDPFSYGFNRATSADEYMNATTLVHNLVDIVSKNGNLLLNIGPRADGSIHETMMEHLREAGTWINRHGAALFNTTYWYVTPEEGDLRFTQTNDAFYVLSLQEPAKGPMSIAAKVPIVRGDKIVALGMDKDRAVEWSFSEAGQVTLEVTEDMITADKYCWVFQIKYSSKC; this comes from the coding sequence ATGTGGAAGCCAAAAGTGCTTTTCGCGGTTTTGACCGCCCTTCCATTCTCTGCTGGGAGGTGGACCAACGGCCGCTCGGTACACGTCCCACTGGCATCATTCTTCAACAACAAGGCGTTCGGCTCCGCTCCGGGCGAAGCAGCCTTGAATACCCTCAATGAGTCCTACCCGGCAGACACAGTCGGGGTCAATGGCGTGTACCGATCTGCCGACACCGGCATCTCGTATCTGTTCCCCGGCTATGATCCGGACAAGAATGCCAAAGACAACCTCATCTGCTCCGGGCAGACGATTGAAGTTGATCCATCAGGATCCTACTTCGCGGCGTCCATGCTACTCGCGTCGGACACGCGATCGACCACTGTTTCGGGAAACGTCACTTTGCTATATACGGACAACacaacgtcgacggccgagaTCAGAGCGCATGCCTTTTGGTGGTTCTTGGCGATCCGCCGGGGGGAAATCACGTTTCCGTATTTCTTTACGCACAACGATACCAATCACAATGCGACTCATATCTACGAGCGCTCGGTCATCATTGAGCCGGGCAAGACGCTGCGGGGGATCGTGCTCCCCAACACCACCAATACCACGACAGGTCGACTGCACATGTTTTCGCTGTCGCTCTGGGAGACCAAGGCTGCTGGCATCCAAATACAAAACGTGCGGCCTACACAAAATACCAACGAGCAAGGGCGCCagctggtggaggtggtggtagACCACGCTGGGCGCAGTGGCTGTGTCTCGAATATGGCTGTCGCGATagagggccgcggcgtcaGGACACCATCACCGACAATTGTCAAGAGGCTCTGCTCCGGCGACCAAAAGAGGATCCTAGTTGCTGTGATGGGCGCTGCGTCCGACGCTATCGTGAAAGTGTCCCTGAAGGCCAGGAAGCAGCCGCATATCGAAGCCAGCTTCGACCATGTGGATGTCGGGATACGCGATTGGGACAGCCAATCCACGAGCCTAGTCAAGCACGAGGCCCCTGAGTGGTACGATGGCGCCAAGTTTGGCATCTTCATCCACTGGGGTCCCTATTCGGTTCCTGGCTGGGGCAATTCGACCCCTTCCGAAAGCTACGCCGAGTGGTTCTGGTGGTACTCGACGAGAGTCAAAGAGCACGCGGCGGCAGATCGATCGGGGTTCAACGCGTATCGCCTCCGTACCTTTGGCCCGGATCTCAACTACGATGACTTTTTCGAAAACTACACCGCTTCAAAGTACGAACCAAAGGAATGGGTAGATCTTTTCGCCGACTCGGGGGCAAAGTATTTCGTCTTCACGACGAAACATCACGACGGATTCGCCAACTTCAACACCGGAGCAAGCACCAACCGATCGTCTTTGCATTATGGACCGCATCGAGATCTCCTTGCTGAGCTGTTTGAAGCTGCTAAGAAGCACCAGCCGCATCTGAAGCGTGGGACCTACTTTTCTCTGCCGGAATGGTTCAACCCCGACTGGGGCAAGTACGGCTTTACGCAGTTCGACCGCGTAACGTCTACCTCGCATCcgggcatcatcgccagAAATCCCTACACGGGGTTGAACGAGCCGTACACAGGGCGCCTGCCGATCGGGGACTTTATCGACGACCTCATGGTGCCCCAGATGAAGACACTGGCATATGAGTACGACACCGATATCATGTGGTGCGATGCCGGTGCCTCCAACGGCACAGACGTGTTTGCGGCCGAGTGGTTCAACTGGGCGCGGTCCAAGGGCAGGCAAGTCGCCATCAACGACCGGTGCGGCAGTCCCTGGGCCGCAGACTTCGACACCCCCGAGTACGCTACCTTTAGCGTGGCGCAGGCTCGGAAGTGGGAGAGCAGCCGGGGGATGGACCCCTTCAGCTACGGGTTCAACcgcgcgacgtcggcggacGAGTACATGAACGCCACGACGCTGGTGCACAACCTGGTGGACATTGTGAGCAAGAACGGGAACCTGCTGCTCAACATTGGGCCGCGCGCGGACGGGTCTATCCACGAGACAATGATGGAACACCTCCGTGAAGCCGGTACTTGGATCAaccgccacggcgcggccCTCTTCAACACGACCTACTGGTACGTGAcgccggaggagggggacCTGCGCTTCACGCAAACGAATGATGCTTTTTACGTCCTGAGCCTCCAAGAGCCGGCCAAGGGCCCCATGTCAATCGCGGCCAAGGTTCCGATTGTGCGCGGCGACAAGATCGTGGCTCTGGGCATGGACAAGGACAGAGCCGTTGAATGGAGCTTTTCTGAAGCGGGACAAGTGACGCTTGAAGTGACCGAGGACATGATCACTGCCGACAAGTATTGCTGGGTTTTCCAAATTAAGTATTCCAGTAAATGTTAG
- a CDS encoding uncharacterized protein (EggNog:ENOG503NW5D~COG:C), whose product MKCGTNNGLLPGSWSEYVKCAEHYVAIKPKNLSFSDAASLPLAGVTALQVLGKYKGSLEGKTVFIPAGLSGTGAYACQLAKNIFHAGKVITTVSTSKIPKVAELLGQGVVDQIIDYTKQDPAKVIPARSVDFFFDTTGQAMQFLSLMVPSTSLIVSISTKPSATTLQASSVMRRPDNPRIPWFGRVFLNGGDALRRLRAWRWGVEYMYWFLDPTGKDLDTLRGYVEDGKLVPVVGARVDMRDIAKVREACELTYRGKGGLGKTVLEVIRT is encoded by the exons ATGAAATGTGGCACTAATAATGGTCTTTTGCCAGGCTCCTGGAGCGAGTATGTCAAGTGCGCGGAGCACTACGTTGCCATCAAGCCCAAGAACCTGTCTTTTAGCGACGCTGCGTCCCTCCCGCTCGCTGGCGTCACGGCATTGCAGGTCTTGGGCAAGTACAAGGGGTCGTTGGAAGGCAAGACGGTCTTTATACCTGCCGGAT TGAGCGGCACCGGCGCGTATGCTTGTCAGCTCGCCAAGAATATCTTCCATGCTGGCAAGGTCATCACGACCGTGTCGACTTCCAAGATCCCCAAGGTCGcggagctcctcggccaagGTGTCGTGGACCAAA TCATTGACTACACCAAACAAGATCCCGCCAAAGTCATTCCCGCCCGGTCAGTCGACTTCTTCTTCGACACCACGGGCCAAGCGATGCAGTTCCTGTCCCTCATGgtcccgtcgacgagcctcATCGTGTCCATCTCCACCAAGCCCTCCGCCACGACGCTCCAGGCCTCGAGCGTCATGAGACGCCCCGACAATCCTCGCATTCCGTGGTTCGGGCGCGTGTTCCTCAACGGGGGAGACGCGCTGCGCAGGCTGCGCGCGTGGCGCTGGGGCGTGGAGTACATGTATTGGTTCTTGGACCCGACTGGCAAGGACCTGGACACCCTGAGGGGCTACGTGGAGGACGGGAAGCtggtgcccgtcgtcggcgcaaGAGTAGACATGAGGGACATCGCCAAGGTCCGGGAGGCCTGCGAGCTGACGTACCGGGGCAAAGGCGGGCTGGGCAAGACGGTGTTGGAGGTTATTCGGACGTAG